The following proteins come from a genomic window of Campylobacter coli 76339:
- a CDS encoding Methyl-accepting chemotaxis signal transduction protein: MQLSIRKKMLMLGGICLVSMLVTFGIFYYNNLQGSEKIAQTTKNLINKEIDVKVELLTKSMAIALGDLIRNVHSEEEKVKIIATAIENFRFEEDKSGYFFVYQKTTVKAHPVRKDLIGTDLYNAKDENGVFYVRELYQRALEKGGFVTFHFTKPQPDGKSTIAEKTAYSYLIPNTNDLWISTGVYKDTLESYIDGNLEELLSFFSKNFFKTIIFSILFILIIIPFIFIFYRNLITGVQGIEANITSFFDFINHKTKDVSTIDVKTNDEFGQISKAINENILATKQGLEQDAKAVKESVETVGVVERGNLTARITANPRNPQLIELKNVLNKLLDVLQTKVGSDMNAIHKIFEEYKSLDFRNKLDNANGSVEVTTNALGDEIVKMLKQSSDFANHLASESSKLQSAVQNLTSSSNSQAASLEETAAALEEITSSMQNVSVKTSDVITQSEEIKNVTGIIGDIADQINLLALNAAIEAARAGEHGRGFAVVADEVRKLAERTQKSLSEIEANTNLLVQSINDMAESIKEQTAGITQINESVAQIDQTTKDNVEIANESAIISNTVSDIANNILEDVRKKRF; this comes from the coding sequence ATGCAATTATCAATTCGTAAAAAAATGCTTATGCTAGGAGGCATTTGTCTTGTTTCGATGCTAGTAACCTTTGGGATTTTTTATTACAACAATCTACAAGGAAGCGAAAAAATAGCTCAAACAACAAAAAATTTGATCAATAAAGAAATAGATGTCAAGGTAGAACTCTTAACTAAATCGATGGCTATTGCTTTAGGAGATTTGATCAGAAATGTTCACAGCGAAGAAGAAAAAGTCAAAATTATAGCTACTGCGATTGAAAATTTTAGATTTGAAGAAGATAAAAGCGGATATTTCTTTGTTTATCAAAAAACCACCGTCAAAGCCCATCCTGTTAGAAAAGACTTAATCGGGACAGATTTGTATAATGCAAAAGATGAAAATGGAGTTTTTTATGTGCGAGAATTATACCAAAGAGCATTAGAAAAAGGTGGATTTGTCACTTTTCACTTTACAAAGCCTCAACCTGATGGAAAAAGCACAATAGCAGAAAAAACAGCTTATAGCTATTTAATACCTAATACAAATGATTTATGGATTTCTACAGGTGTTTATAAAGATACTTTAGAATCTTATATTGATGGGAATTTAGAAGAATTGTTATCATTTTTTTCTAAAAACTTTTTTAAGACTATAATATTTTCTATATTATTTATACTCATCATCATACCATTTATTTTTATATTCTATAGAAATCTCATCACCGGAGTTCAAGGCATAGAAGCAAACATCACCTCCTTCTTCGATTTCATCAATCATAAAACCAAAGATGTTTCTACTATTGATGTAAAAACCAATGATGAATTTGGTCAAATCTCTAAAGCCATCAATGAAAACATTCTTGCCACTAAACAAGGTTTAGAACAAGATGCTAAAGCAGTAAAAGAAAGTGTTGAAACTGTAGGAGTAGTAGAAAGAGGTAATCTTACTGCAAGAATTACAGCCAATCCTAGAAATCCACAATTAATAGAACTTAAAAATGTTCTAAATAAACTTTTAGATGTTTTACAAACTAAAGTAGGATCAGATATGAATGCTATTCATAAGATCTTTGAAGAATATAAGTCTTTAGACTTTAGAAATAAACTTGATAATGCTAATGGTAGTGTTGAAGTAACTACTAATGCTTTAGGGGATGAAATTGTTAAGATGTTAAAACAAAGTTCTGACTTTGCTAATCACTTAGCCAGTGAAAGTTCTAAACTTCAAAGTGCAGTTCAAAACCTTACTTCATCTTCTAATTCTCAAGCAGCTTCTTTAGAAGAAACTGCAGCTGCTTTAGAAGAGATTACTTCTTCTATGCAAAATGTTTCTGTAAAAACTAGTGATGTAATCACTCAATCTGAAGAGATTAAGAATGTTACAGGTATTATTGGAGATATTGCAGATCAAATCAATCTTCTAGCATTAAATGCTGCTATTGAAGCTGCAAGAGCAGGAGAACATGGTAGAGGATTTGCAGTTGTTGCAGATGAAGTTAGAAAGCTAGCTGAAAGAACTCAAAAGTCTTTATCTGAAATAGAAGCTAATACTAATTTATTGGTTCAATCTATCAATGATATGGCAGAATCTATTAAAGAGCAAACTGCAGGTATTACTCAAATCAATGAGAGTGTAGCTCAAATTGATCAAACTACTAAAGATAATGTAGAGATTGCTAATGAGTCTGCTATTATTTCTAATACTGTAAGTGATATAGCTAATAATATACTTGAGGATGTTAGAAAGAAAAGGTTTTAA